A single genomic interval of Penicillium psychrofluorescens genome assembly, chromosome: 2 harbors:
- a CDS encoding uncharacterized protein (ID:PFLUO_004111-T1.cds;~source:funannotate), with protein MPLHTVALGAALTPTVLHTLINHYLHRKSLRNQPSVHITYDEGIQIIRKFLAYASKHPLEDLQSFTRQSVPSPHWVKTETVTIPEESLSAAADALSKQLGPRGIARVGGEKWWQWRGPSGELKGESIETRSDYNNSKKSGQRNKRIMLYIHGGAYFFGSVDTHRYMLQRHARKLKGRVYAPDYRLAPQFPFPCALHDSLATYLWLLETYEPKEIIIAGDSAGGGLALSMLVIMRDQGIPLPAGAILISPWADLTHSFPSIVADNPGDYIPPYGFRHKPSVAWPPPNADEILKIKRLSRKETVSAQDVEKAVPAADTEAEETAVRGYTLHDKKAASTEPAYPGQQQNTDPATLYTEPDNIHVVLDGKTVELKDQIQMYTTNQLISHPLVSPVLQPSLGGLPPLQILSGGGETLRDEQFYLAHKAADPSAYPPSDVYLDEYDPKRDIISQYSPTYVQLQVWDNLCHVAPTLSFTRPAKYMFRSISQFGSWALARAQQSEVEIVDESALSPISTSGSDDPENLGSGFDSADRLPVDSVGKAGDPLPAFYKYMIRQRVDKRGRIYHMDPPSSYPVLDIPPAQVGAINPVLIRKWLNAKHEWDIKFAKEKLRFQARRIKEMAHGFQDFEGEHPPASSLAARRAAPGVIPKRQAKKNYGLMLWSGWGSKHDEHTLEKEQQAEKSGRPSTRTSVDAGQAGDWSSEPSKKAQQDTQDPSVNGKAKSAEPGTVTWDEKARPSTDAFSGRFSGEAGSAYTRPGSEKSAGPLLVLPEMDNQKLHHENASTRALFHAAMTSDVSLSLSKHRPGSVNGSVTGRSELMSDNASTIGGDTDSMAVTSVAPDAASTRAVVHARGIIGEIKANDGVRLSTDTLSVAGRDSISLRPDMPSRDEFKSAEEHL; from the exons ATGCCATTGCACACGGtcgccctcggcgccgcTTTGACTCCCACCGTTCTACATACCCTCATCAATCAT TACCTGCATCGCAAGTCCCTCCGCAATCAGCCCTCCGTCCACATCACCTACGATGAAGGCATCCAGATTATCCGCAAATTCCTGGCCTACGCCTCCAAGCACCcgctcgaggatctccaaTCCTTTACGCGTCAGTCGGTGCCGAGCCCCCACTGGGTGAAGACCGAGACCGTGACGATCCCAGAGGAATCCTTGTCGGCGGCTGCAGATGCGCTCTCCAAACAGCTGGGTCCCAGAGGCATTGCGCGGGTGGGAGGTGAGAAGTGGTGGCAATGGCGGGGGCCGTCCGGAGAGCTGAAGGGGGAGTCGATTGAGACGCGCAGTGACTACAACAACTCCAAGAAGTCGGGCCAGCGCAACAAGCGCATCATGCTGTATATCCACGGCGGTGCCTACTTCTTTGGGAGCGTGGACACCCATCGGTATATGCTGCAGCGCCATGCGCGAAAGCTGAAGGGCCGCGTCTATGCGCCGGATTATCGGTTGGCACCGCAGTTCCCTTTTCCATGTGCGCTCCATGATTCCCTGGCGACATATCTCTGGCTGCTGGAAACATACGAGCCCAAGGAAATCATCATTGCTGGGGACTCCGCGGGCGGCGGGTTGGCCTTGTCGATGCTAGTCATCATGCGCGATCAGGGTATCCCTTTACCGGCGGGAGCAATTCTGATCTCCCCTTGGGCAGATCTAACGCATTCCTTCCCGAGCATTGTTGCGGACAATCCCGGGGACTATATCCCTCCGTATGGATTCAGGCACAAACCGTCCGTTGCCTGGCCTCCACCCAACGCCGACGAGATTCTCAAGATCAAGAGGCTATCTCGGAAGGAGACAGTGTCCGCTCAGGAcgtggagaaggccgttCCGGCTGCCGACACCGAAGCAGAGGAGACCGCAGTTCGCGGCTACACCCTCCACGACAAAAAGGCGGCGTCCACAGAGCCTGCGTATCCTGGACAGCAGCAGAATACCGACCCGGCCACCTTGTACACCGAGCCAGACAATATCCACGTTGTCTTAGATGGCAAGACTGTGGAACTCAAGGACCAGATTCAGATGTACACGACCAACCAGCTGATCTCGCATCCTCTTGTCTCGCCCGTCTTGCAACCATCGTTGGGTGGCCTTCCGCCTCTGCAAATTCTGAGCGGTGGCGGCGAGACCCTCCGTGATGAGCAGTTCTACCTGGCCCACAAAGCAGCGGATCCGTCTGCGTACCCTCCAAGCGACGTCTACCTCGACGAGTACGACCCAAAGCGAGATATAATCAGCCAGTATAGCCCCACCTATGTGCAGCTTCAAGTGTGGGACAATCTATGCCACGTGGCTCCCACTCTCAGCTTTACAAGACCGGCCAAATACATGTTCCGTTCGATTTCGCAGTTTGGCTCCTGGGCACTGGCGCGTGCTCAACAATCAGAGGTAGAAATTGTGGATGAGAGCGCCCTCTCACCCATCTCGACCAGTGGCTCAGACGACCCGGAAAATCTAGGTTCTGGATTTGATTCCGCTGACAGACTGCCGGTAGACTCTGTGGGAAAGGCTGGAGACCCCTTGCCTGCGTTCTACAAGTACATGATCCGTCAGAGAGTCGACAAACGCGGGCGTATCTACCACATGGATCCACCGTCCTCATACCCCGTACTGGATATTCCGCCTGCTCAGGTTGGAGCCATCAATCCAGTGCTCATCCGAAAATGGCTCAATGCCAAGCACGAATGGGACATCAAGTTTgcgaaggagaagctgcgctTCCAAGCTCGGCGTATCAAAGAGATGGCGCATGGCTTCCAAGATTTTGAAGGCGAACATCCACCTGCGAGCTCGCTTGCTGCCCGAAGAGCTGCCCCAGGAGTGATCCCGAAACggcaggccaagaagaactACGGTCTGATGCTCTGGAGCGGCTGGGGAAGCAAGCATGATGAACACACGTTGGAAAAGGAGCAACAGGCAGAGAAATCTGGACGGCCGTCTACCCGCACAAGCGTAGATGCTGGGCAGGCTGGCGACTGGTCTAGTGAGCCGTCCAAGAAAGCGCAGCAAGATACCCAAGATCCTTCCGTCAATGGAAAAGCGAAATCTGCCGAGCCTGGAACGGTCACCTGGGATGAGAAGGCGCGTCCAAGCACGGATGCTTTTTCGGGACGGTTCTCTGGTGAAGCTGGCTCAGCATATACACGTCCTGGGTCGGAGAAGAGCGCTGGACCCCTTCTCGTGTTACCAGAGATGGACAACCAGAAGCTCCATCACGAGAACGCTAGTACGCGGGCCCTTTTCCATGCAGCCATGACCTCCGATGTCTCGCTGTCCCTTAGCAAACACCGCCCAGGGTCAGTTAATGGGTCTGTGACTGGTCGCAGCGAGCTCATGTCGGACAATGCTAGTACTATCGGCGGCGACACTGACTCTATGGCCGTGACCAGTGTCGCCCCAGATGCAGCCAGCACGCGCGCTGTAGTCCACGCTAGGGGCATTATCGGTGAGATTAAGGCCAATGATGGCGTTCGCCTGTCCACGGATACTTTGTCTGTCGCTGGCCGGGATTCGATATCGTTGCGACCCGACATGCCGTCGCGAGACGAGTTTAAAAGCGCCGAAGAGCATCTGTAA
- a CDS encoding uncharacterized protein (ID:PFLUO_004112-T1.cds;~source:funannotate) → MSMGYLLPQTQADNPTAEVPMDTTPISWRGLMVTKAMHQLLHSVSWGPLDVLVLDLPPGTGDVQLTINQEVIIDGAVIVTTPQDIALRDAVRGFGMFQRMDVPVLGMVRNMAYFACPQCGHQTRIFSHGEHSGHAHAEDRGVVAECKRLGVDFLGDIPLDAQVCEDADRGMPTVVAEETAERSARRQAFVDVAEQVARKIGLEWR, encoded by the coding sequence ATGTCAATGGGCTacctcctcccccaaacACAAGCCGACAACCCAACCGCCGAAGTACCCATGGATACAACCCCGATCTCCTGGCGCGGGTTAATGGTGACGAAAGCGATGCACCAGCTGCTACACTCCGTCTCATGGGGTCCGCTTGATGTCCTCGTTTTGGATCTTCCACCAGGCACAGGCGACGTCCAGCTCACAATCAACCAAGAAGTCATCATCGATGGGGCAGTGATCGTGACGACGCCACAAGACATCGCGCTGCGGGATGCCGTGCGTGGATTCGGCATGTTCCAGCGCATGGATGTGCCCGTTCTCGGGATGGTTCGGAATATGGCCTATTTCGCGTGTCCGCAGTGCGGGCATCAGACTCGAATCTTCTCGCACGGTGAGCATAGCGGTCATGCGCATGCTGAGGACCGTGGTGTGGTGGCCGAGTGCAAGCGGTTAGGTGTAGATTTCCTCGGTGATATTCCGCTTGATGCACAGGTGTGCGAAGACGCAGATCGTGGAATGCCCACTGTtgtggcggaggagacggccGAGCGTAGTGCGCGACGCCAGGCTTTTGTGGATGTCGCGGAACAGGTGGCCCGGAAGATTGGCCTTGAATGGCGCTGA
- a CDS encoding uncharacterized protein (ID:PFLUO_004113-T1.cds;~source:funannotate) — MAPGKTHPGRSLADQLADLEDPTPKDFDPEDLDDRGGQSSDEETGNPSDLNAGREHYQAVGKAKLRKQDPVALGKQYAGARVSRHALEADSDDDPFAALTDESDQSVSDEIESSNEESSTGPSGSEDGTEEHNSKTGQIGGASTLPKKKASKNKETTVTSQSPSRYQIASSHSSSTSRGKEDLTTSADESDSESALLAPILDDELDIVGDGGIIGDQLGEVVEDVEMEDFDVDPEAALAEVRDEDVPSEEDDQPGAQAEDGDAEGMDDDEDEQLNKKSSKRVHFEKSRSNETKDDREELRKLMASDQKTIAATISQAAKADAAKGRAVREQRTVFDALLNTRIKLQKGLTVMNEAVVVIGEEDDGAEGEREKEKEGNGEAIKSAESAALALWSTLEELRLALTDSHAKDETKKRKRPSSISSTSSSASLWARMEELESESRSHRRAVLDKWSAKVRGASNSLPNARGKLLGSASGQQTITAVLDAHIATEIGEHASKRSRQSDGHHEPVYDDTIFYQSLLRDLVEQRMSSSDAMTNGLDTLHQLPSRLPIHPVTGMRNDKVKRDVDTRASKGRKMRFNVHEKLQNFMAPEDRGAWGTGARDEFFASLLGKTASGLLGEGEESASGEDSDDDREESGLRLFRK; from the exons ATGGCGCCAGGCAAGACACATCCAGGACGGTCGCTGGCAGACCAGCTGGCGGATCTGGAAGATCCGACTCCCAAGG ATTTCGATCCCGAGGATCTTGATGACCGTGGCGGTCAGTCCAGCGATGAAGAGACTGGCAATCCGTCAGATCTAAATGCTGGCCGAGAGCATTATCAAGCAGTCGG AAAAGCAAAGCTGCGGAAGCAGGACCCGGTTGCACTGGGAAAACAATACGCAGGAGCACGGGTTAGCCGGCATGCCCTTGAGGCAGATAGCGATGATGATCCATTTGCGGCACTTACCGATGAGAGTGATCAAAGCGTCAGTGATGAGATTGAGTCCTCGAACGAGGAGTCGTCCACTGGCCCCAGTGGGTCAGAAGATGGGACAGAGGAGCACAACTCAAAGACCGGCCAAATAGGTGGGGCATCCACGCTACCGAAAAAGAAGGCTTcgaaaaacaaagaaacaacCGTGACATCACAATCCCCGTCAAGGTACCAGATAGCATCGTCGCACAGCTCGTCCACGAGCCGAGGAAAAGAGGACCTCACCACCTCGGCGGATGAGTCCGACTCAGAATCGGCGCTTCTCGCCCCCATATTGGATGACGAGCTCGACATTGTCGGGGATGGGGGTATCATCGGGGATCAGCTCGGTGAGGTTGTCGAGGACGTCGAAATGGAAGACTTCGACGTAGACCCAGAGGCTGCCCTGGCAGAGGTACGGGATGAAGATGTACCgagcgaagaggatgatCAGCCGGGAGCACAGGCagaggatggcgatgcgGAAGGTatggacgatgatgaagatgagcAGCTCAACAAGAAAAGCAGCAAGAGGGTCCATTTCGAGAAGTCTCGGTCGAACGAAACGAAGGATGATCGGGAAGAGTTACGAAAGCTGATGGCATCGGATCAGAAGACCATCGCGGCAACGATCTCGCAAGCGGCCAAGGCAGATGCGGCAAAGGGGAGGGCAGTTAGGGAGCAACGTACAGTGTTTGACGCGTTGTTGAACACGAGAATCAAGCTTCAGAAAGGGTTGACGGTGATGAACGAAGCGGTCGTGGTGAttggggaagaggatgatggggCGGAaggagaaagggaaaaggaaaaggaagggaacGGGGAGGCAATCAAGTCAGCTGAATCGGCGGCCCTCGCCCTATGGTCTACGCTGGAGGAGCTACGGCTCGCATTGACGGATTCCCACGCCAAAGACGAGACCAAAAAACGCAAGAGGCCTTCCTCTATCTCTTCAACGTCCTCCTCTGCATCCCTCTGGGCACGCatggaggagttggagtCCGAGTCTCGCTCCCATCGTCGTGCTGTGCTCGATAAGTGGTCTGCCAAAGTGCGAGGCGCCTCCAACTCTCTCCCCAATGCTCGAGGCAAGCTTCTGGGCTCTGCCTCTGGCCAACAAACCATCACTGCCGTCCTCGATGCGCACATTGCCACAGAAATCGGAGAGCACGCGTCCAAACGTTCTCGCCAGTCAGATGGTCACCATGAGCCTGTTTACGACGACACCATTTTCTACCAGTCCCTTCTTCGAGACCTCGTGGAGCAACGAATGTCCTCCTCGGACGCCATGACCAACGGTCTCGATACCCTCCACCAACTGCCGTCTCGCCTGCCCATCCACCCCGTCACGGGTATGCGCAACGATAAGGTGAAGCGAGACGTCGACACTCGCGCCTCCAAAGGCCGCAAGATGCGATTCAATGTTCACGAGAAGCTGCAGAACTTCATGGCTCCGGAAGATCGTGGGGCTTGGGGTACTGGGGCCCGCGACGAGTTTTTCGCCTCTCTGCTTGGCAAGACAGCCAGTGGCCTACTgggtgagggagaggagagtGCCAGCGGCGAAGAcagtgatgatgatcgtGAAGAGAGCGGATTGAGACTGTTTCGAAAATGA
- a CDS encoding uncharacterized protein (ID:PFLUO_004114-T1.cds;~source:funannotate) has protein sequence MRLDWQAPLGLGSLCASVLSFFCSEQQSAVSHHPVLPPSYPLAVRNPYLSAWMPSDRVQNLPHAEPQFWAGQNLGWSVIVRVDGRAYSLMGVKNTSASDIHPAIVHRAEFTASHSVFDLSAGPVALTLDFFSPVSPSNYLRHSLPFSYLTVHVTKSRGHDIQVYSDIDGRWTGRPRRSQSAFEEADGLAYYSLTVPTARKYAEANDMALWGQAILASRPSDSSTLTASSGNAAEVRGLFAGEGNLAGVHEAWSHESVVALAHDLGKVDGGASVNFVVGYERDHAINYLGEPQTGYYRAKYPTTSKALSFFLDDYGDALLESLKLDQELASSATAAAGPKYADIVTLSTRQAYGGIDVTIPADSLDTNEVLAFIKELSSDGNVNTIDVIMPAFPIYYVMDPDYIRLLLEPVMKYLDAGRWRLPYTIHDLGSSYPHATGHDDQRAEPMPIEECGNLLVLALAYVRATGDVSWAAQYTEIFKQYADYLVHNSIDIANQLSSNDAAGPLPNETNLAIKAAVGLKAFGEMSGYEYYSRVGNEHANLFFEQGLGTDDEKTHFVLRYPDRPKSWKTPYNLFPDVLFDLDTFPAEAYKMNDAFFRSKSVRGEYGVPLDNRQDWAKSDWNMWLAGTFGTATRDEFVDDLWAFMTSGKHTWPFSDRYVATSKKGANPGTPILCRARPTVGGHFALLALQGPRSMKSLSRYPSGPGISNQGYGKAEARFRSRIEEL, from the exons ATGCGTCTCGACTGGCAGGCCCCGCTGGGACTGGGATCCCTCTGTGCTTCGGtgctctccttcttctgcagcgaGCAGCAGAGCGCCGTCTCGCACCATCCCGTCCTGCCGCCATCTTATCCGCTGGCTGTCCGCAACCCGTACCTATCGGCATGGATGCCCAGCGACCGAGTTCAGAATCTGCCGCATGCAGAGCCTCAATTCTGGGCCGGCCAGAACCTGGGCTGGTCCGTAATCGTGCGCGTAGATGGTCGAGCATATAGCTTGATGGGCGTGAAGAATaccagcgccagcgacaTTCACCCTGCCATCGTGCACCGCGCCGAGTTCACGGCGTCGCACTCGGTCTTTGATCTCTCGGCTGGACCGGTGGCGCTGACCTTGGACTTTTTCTCGCCTGTTTCACCCTCAAATTACCTGCGACACTCTCTTCCCTTCA GCTACCTGACGGTGCATGTTACCAAGTCTCGTGGACACGATATCCAGGTCTACTCAGACATCGACGGCAGATGGACAGGCCGACCACGGCGCTCACAAAGTGCTTTTGAAGAGGCAGATGGACTCGCTTATTACTCGCTTACCGTTCCGACCGCAAGAAAATACGCCGAGGCCAACGACATGGCCCTCTGGGGTCAGGCAATCCTTGCATCTCGTCCGTCGGACTCCAGCACACTCACTGCATCATCAGGGAACGCTGCTGAAGTGCGTGGCTTGTTCGCCGGAGAAGGTAACCTCGCTGGAGTGCACGAAGCATGGTCTCATGAAAGTGTAGTCGCTCTGGCCCATGATCTGGGTAAAGTGGATGGTGGTGCCTCGGTGAATTTTGTTGTTGGCTACGAACGAGACCATGCCATCAATTATCTGGGAGAGCCGCAGACGGGCTACTACCGGGCAAAGTACCCAACGACGTCGAAGGCTCTTTCATTCTTCTTGGACGACTATGGAGATGCATTGTTGGAGTCCTTGAAGCTGGACCAGGAGCTGGCTTCTTCGGCTACAGCTGCTGCGGGTCCAAAATACGCGGATATTGTAACCTTGTCCACTCGCCAAGCCTATGGAGGAATTGACGTGACTATTCCCGCCGACTCACTTGATACCAATGAAGTATTGGCGTTTATCAAGGAGCTGTCCAGTGACGGAAATGTCAATACAATTGATGTGATCATGCCCGCATTCCCCATCTATTATGTTATGGACCCAGATTACATTCGGCTACTGCTTGAGCCCGTGATGAAGTACCTGGATGCTGGCCGTTGGCGACTACCCTACACCATCCATGATCTTGGATCAAGCTATCCGCACGCCACTGGACATGATGACCAGCGCGCAGAACCTATGCCCATTGAGGAGTGTGGAAATCTGCTCGTCCTGGCACTTGCCTACGTTCGCGCCACCGGCGATGTGAGCTGGGCTGCCCAGTATACGGAGATATTCAAGCAATATGCAGACTACCTTGTCCACAACAGCATTGATATCGCCAATCAGCTGTCGTCCAACGATGCTGCTGGCCCACTGCCCAATGAGACCAACTTGGCGATCAAGGCCGCTGTCGGCCTCAAGGCCTTTGGTGAAATGAGCGGCTACGAGTATTACTCGCGTGTTGGTAACGAGCATGCAaacctcttcttcgagcaGGGTCTGGGTACAGACGATGAGAAGACTCATTTTGTGCTTAGATACCCAGACCGGCCAAAGTCTTGGAAAACACCGTACAACCTCTTCCCGGACGTGCTCTTCGATTTGGATACCTTCCCTGCGGAGGCTTACAAGATGAATGATGCTTTTTTCAGATCTAAATCTGTCCGGGGGGAGTATGGCGTACCGCTGGACAATCGGCAGGACTGGGCCAAGTCCGACTGGAACATGTGGTTGGCCGGAACCTTTGGCACGGCGACTCGTGACGAGTTTGTCGATGACCTTTGGGCGTTCATGACCAGCGGCAAACATACCTGGCCGTTCTCTGATCGCTACGTTGCCACATCGAAGAAGGGAGCCAACCCTGGCACTCCCATATTGTGTCGCGCTCGCCCAACAGTTGGCGGTCACTTCGCTTTGCTTGCTTTACAAGGCCCACGGTCCATGAAGTCTTTGTCTCGATACCCATCTGGACCTGGCATCTCGAATCAAGGCTATGGCAAGGCGGAGGCTCGGTTCAGGAGCCGCATCGAAGAGCTGTGA
- a CDS encoding uncharacterized protein (ID:PFLUO_004115-T1.cds;~source:funannotate), protein MAERSRYGPSEEISTTSEANLIFNVGNLKSLNELARQARADHIIHTGDFGFYDDTSLERIADKTLKHVAQYSPLLPENVKRTIAQVPPQQSIKQRFSPDQLPLSELAMLLDKRITLDVPVYTVWGACEDVRVLEKFRSGEYKVDKLHIIDEANSRLLDIGGVKLRLLGLGGAVVMHKLFDNGEGKTTIAGGQGTMWTTLLQMGELIDTANRVYDPSETRVFVTHASPAREGMLNQLSVTLKADFSVSAGLHFRYGSSYNEFSVNPSLDHYRGKLAASKASFNDVWETVRGEVESAISSNEAQKTLLDNALDVVQKMPSIANGGNPFGGPVAAGNAAGQVDESAFKNMWNFNLADAAFGYLVLEVEGGRIATEMRAQGFNFAHRSSKPQAGGAAPIATGPPATTASPAPTSAARPPAVSQFSQPARGGAPAPAQAKGSPAPVIPKVSTPQPPATSSAQPGGEEKAAADTNGAAQPEKSGDSPAPRGEKKPSNGLFVSNVEGEQAVRDLLPEEDKAKAVKVEKWGKFNNYVVTFSTVEEAKAALDRQPAEYKKPSPAGQPRKPNFKFFEERGRGQGNAGTWGSSTRGGATGGQRGYQSASDSEGARRGGFSGRGRGRGDRGRGGRGRGGFNKGGPGSADSPAPSTPSGDKPAPSGGDA, encoded by the exons ATGGCCGA ACGTTCGAGGTACGGACCATCTGAGGAGATTTCGACTACCAGCGAAGCTAATTTGATCTTCAATGTAGGCAACCTGAAGTCTCTGAACGAGCTGGCCAGGCAGGCTCGCGCAGaccacatcatccacaccggTGATTTCGGTTTCTACGATGATACCTCGCTGGAGCGCATTGCAGACAA GACCCTCAAGCATGTGGCACAGTACTCCCCCCTGTTGCCCGAGAACGTGAAGCGGACGATCGCACAGGTTCCTCCTCAGCAATCGATCAAGCAACGCTTTTCCCCGGACCAGCTGCCCCTCTCTGAACTCGCTATGTTACTCGACAAGCGGATTACTCTTGATGTTCCAGTCTATACAGTTTGGGGTGCATGCGAAGACGTGCGTGTGCTGGAGAAGTTCCGCTCCGGCGAGTACAAGGTTGACAAGCTGCAcatcatcgacgaggccaacTCCCGGCTGCTGGATATTGGCGGTGTAAAGCTGcgtcttctgggtctgggtgGTGCGGTGGTTATGCACAAGCTTTTCGATAATGGCGAAGGAAAGACGACGATTGCTGGTGGCCAGGGTACGATGTGGACAACGCTTCTGCAGATGGGAGAGCTGATTGACACCGCCAATCGCGTCTATGATCCGTCCGAGACCCGTGTGTTTGTGACCCACGCATCGCCCGCTCGCGAGGGCATGCTGAACCAGCTCTCTGTCACCCTCAAGGCGGACTTTTCCGTCTCTGCTGGTCTTCACTTCCGTTACGGCTCTTCCTACAACGAATTTTCTGTCAACCCGTCCTTGGATCACTACCGCGGCAAGCTGGCtgcctccaaggcctcgTTCAACGATGTTTGGGAGACTGTTCGCGGCGAGGTCGAGTCGGCAATCTCATCCAACGAGGCACAGAAGACCCTACTAGACAATGCGCTAGACGTGGTGCAGAAGATGCCGTCGATTGCCAACGGTGGGAACCCCTTCGGCGGCCccgtcgctgctggaaaTGCAGCTGGCCAGGTCGATGAGAGTGCGTTCAAGAACATGTGGAACTTCAACCTTGCGGATGCTGCATTTGGATACCTGGTCCTGGAGGTTGAGGGTGGCCGCATTGCGACGGAGATGCGTGCCCAAGGCTTCAACTTCGCTcaccgcagcagcaagccTCAGGCGGGTGGAGCTGCCCCCATTGCTACCGGCCCTCCGGCTACCACTGCGTCTCCCGCTCCTACCAGTGCCGCTCGCCCTCCTGCGGTGAGTCAGTTCAGTCAACCTGCGCGCGGTGGTGCACCTGCCCCCGCCCAGGCCAAGGGCTCTCCGGCACCGGTCATCCCCAAGGTCTCTACCCCCCAGCCTCCTGCCACTTCTTCTGCTCAGCCCGGCGGCGAGGAAAAGGCTGCCGCCGACACGAATGGCGCCGCTCAGCCCGAGAAATCTGGTGATTCTCCCGCCCCCCGGGGTGAGAAGAAACCCAGCAACGGGCTCTTTGTGTCCAAcgtcgagggcgagcaggCCGTCCGGGATCTGCTCCccgaggaggacaaggccaaggctgtGAAGGTCGAGAAGTGGGGCAAGTTTAACAATTATGTCGTCACGTTTTCGACTGTTGAAGAGGCTAAGGCTGCTCTGGATCGCCAGCCCGCCGAATACAAGAAGCCTTCTCCCGCCGGTCAGCCTCGCAAGCCCAACTTCAAGTTCTTCGAGGAGCGAGGCCGTGGCCAAGGTAACGCCGGCACATGGGGTTCCAGCACTCGTGGTGGAGCTACCGGTGGCCAGCGCGGCTACCAGAGTGCCAGTGACAGCGAAGGCGCTCGCCGTGGCGGATTCAGCGGTCGGGGTCGCGGCCGCGGTGAtcgtggtcgtggcggaAGGGGCCGTGGTGGCTTCAACAAGGGAGGTCCCGGATCGGCTGATTCGCCTGCTCCATCGACTCCTTCCGGTGACAAGCCTGCTCCCTCCGGTGGTGATGCGTAG